Sequence from the Bacteroidota bacterium genome:
GCGAAAGATTTGTTCCGATGTAACAATGACAACAAAACTCATAGCAAATTTAATATGCATAATTAAGGTTTAGATTAAATGCCTTTTAGATTTTTAATGACGCGAGGGCTATAATTTGAAATTGACAAGCAAAATTCCAACTAATAAATAATACAGTTTGCAAACAGGCTACATAACTTAGGAAGTTTGTTTCTGCCAGGCTTGTAAATGCTTTATCAATATATACCTTTGCACAAAAGGGATAGGATAAGCAATGTTAGTAATACAAAACTTAAGAGAACGCACTGGCGAGTATATTCAGCGATTGCAAAAAAAATATGTAAAAGACGCAGATACGTTGATTGCAAAAATTATTTTGCTTGATGATGAACGCAAAGTGCTGCAAAAAAAAGCAGACGACAGACTTGCGCAACAAAAACAGATGCCTGCAAAAATTGGCGCCCTCATGAAATCGGGAGATCAGGAAGAGATAGCCAAAATTAAAAATGAAGTTGCCTTGTTGAAATCTCAATCGGATGAATTTCTTGCTCAAATGCAGAGTGTTGAAAAAGAAATAGAATCGATATTGGTAACAATACCTAACGCACCTTCGAGTCAGGTTCCTGATGGCCGTACTGCCGAAGAAAACGAAACCATATTTTCAAGCATCTCCATACTACCTGAGCTAGCCCCAAAGGCATTGCCGCACTGGGAGTTGGCAACCAAATATGATCTAATTGATTTTGAAATGGGCAATAAGGTTGCCGGTGCCGGATTCCCTTTTTATAAAGGCAAAGGTGCAAGGCTGCAACGTGCACTTATTAATTTCTTTTTAGATAATGCAACCAATGCAGGATACAGGGAAGTACAACCTCCCATAGTAATTAATTCAGATTCAGGTTTTGGAACCGGTCAATTGCCCGATAAAGAAGGGCAAATGTATCACATAGGCATAGATGACTTATACCTGATACCAACTGCTGAGGTGCCAGTAACTAACATGTATCGAGATGTAATGGTAAAAGCCGATCAACTTCCAATCCAGCTAACTGGCTACACGCCTTGCTTCAGACGCGAAGCCGGTTCTTATGGAAAAGATGTAAGAGGATTAAACAGACTACATCAGTTTGATAAAGTTGAAATTGTGCAAATTGCACATCCTGATAATTCGTACGACACGCTCGAAACCATGAAGGATTATGTAACCGGTTTACTAGTTGCATTGCAATTACCTTTTCGTATACTAAGATTATGTGGTGGCGATATGAGCTTTGCCTCTGCCCTAACTTATGACTTTGAAGTGTATAGTGCTGCACAAAAGCGCTGGTTGGAAGTAAGCAGCGTTAGTAATTTTGAAAGTTTCCAGGCGAACCGAATGAAATGCAGATTTAAGGATACCGATGGCAAAACAAAACTGGTACATACCTTAAACGGAAGCGCACTCGCATTGCCACGCATTGTGGCTGCATTGTTAGAAAACAATCAACTACCTGAGGGCATCAACATCCCCGAAGTACTGCATCCGTATACTGGTTTCAAGGTCATCAACTAAGAAAGTATAAGTAGTATGCATCATATTTTTGAAATTGGCCGTTACTGGATTTTTATGAAAGACTTGATAGGCAAGCCTGAAAAGTTTAGTGTCTATTGGCAACAAATACTTCGTGAACTGGAAAGTATCGGAGTGGATTCGCTACCTATAGTTGCCATCAATTCAATTTTTATGGGTGCAGTAATTACCATTCAAACTTCGTACAATCTGGTAAATCCTATGGTTCCACTATCAGCCATTGGTATAGTAACACGCGATAGTGTGATACTGGAATTTGCGCCCACCGTAATAATGATGGTACTGGCAGGAAAAATAGGATCGAGTATTGCCTCTGAAATAGGCACTATGAGGGTAACTGAGCAAATTGATGCCTTAGAAATAATGGGAATAAATAGTGCTACTTACCTGGTGCTACCCAAATTAATTGCAGGTATGTTTATTCTGCCCTTTGTAGTTTTGATTAGTATGTTTCTTGGAATATTAGGAGGTTG
This genomic interval carries:
- the serS gene encoding serine--tRNA ligase, coding for MLVIQNLRERTGEYIQRLQKKYVKDADTLIAKIILLDDERKVLQKKADDRLAQQKQMPAKIGALMKSGDQEEIAKIKNEVALLKSQSDEFLAQMQSVEKEIESILVTIPNAPSSQVPDGRTAEENETIFSSISILPELAPKALPHWELATKYDLIDFEMGNKVAGAGFPFYKGKGARLQRALINFFLDNATNAGYREVQPPIVINSDSGFGTGQLPDKEGQMYHIGIDDLYLIPTAEVPVTNMYRDVMVKADQLPIQLTGYTPCFRREAGSYGKDVRGLNRLHQFDKVEIVQIAHPDNSYDTLETMKDYVTGLLVALQLPFRILRLCGGDMSFASALTYDFEVYSAAQKRWLEVSSVSNFESFQANRMKCRFKDTDGKTKLVHTLNGSALALPRIVAALLENNQLPEGINIPEVLHPYTGFKVIN
- a CDS encoding ABC transporter permease, which encodes MHHIFEIGRYWIFMKDLIGKPEKFSVYWQQILRELESIGVDSLPIVAINSIFMGAVITIQTSYNLVNPMVPLSAIGIVTRDSVILEFAPTVIMMVLAGKIGSSIASEIGTMRVTEQIDALEIMGINSATYLVLPKLIAGMFILPFVVLISMFLGILGGWFAGDATGTCPSPDFLKGLQDQFLMFNVTFAMIKTLTFAYIITTVSSYHGYYTNGGALEVGKSSTKAVVYSNILILVFDYILTQLLLT